A window from Aeromonas rivipollensis encodes these proteins:
- the purD gene encoding phosphoribosylamine--glycine ligase, with amino-acid sequence MKVLIIGNGGREHALAWKAKQSPMVTRVFVAPGNAGTAHEGSIENVAIEATDIQALLAFAKAQQIGLTIVGPEAPLVKGVVDAFRAEGLAIFGPTAAAAQLEGSKAFAKDFLARHAIPTADYQNFTEVEPALAYLREKGAPIVIKADGLAAGKGVIVAMTLEEAEAAVRDMLSGNAFGDAGARVVIEEFLDGEEASFIVMVDGEHVLPMATSQDHKRVGDGDTGLNTGGMGAYSPAPVVTDAVHQRVMEQVIMPTVRGMAAEGNVYTGFLYAGLMIDPQGNPKVIEFNCRFGDPETQPIMLRMRSDLVELCLAACAGKLDQVEAIYDPRVAIGVVLAAGGYPGDYPQGKPISGLPVEEASGEKVFHAGSQLAGDTIVTAGGRVLCATALGHTVAEAQQRAYQLAGRIQWDGVFYRKDIGWRAIEREQAK; translated from the coding sequence ATGAAAGTACTGATCATTGGCAACGGCGGCCGTGAGCACGCCCTGGCCTGGAAGGCCAAGCAATCCCCCATGGTGACCCGGGTGTTCGTCGCCCCCGGCAATGCCGGCACCGCCCACGAGGGCAGCATAGAGAACGTCGCCATAGAGGCGACCGACATCCAGGCCCTGCTGGCCTTCGCCAAGGCCCAGCAGATAGGTCTCACCATAGTCGGGCCGGAAGCCCCCCTGGTGAAAGGGGTAGTGGATGCCTTCCGTGCCGAAGGGCTCGCCATCTTCGGCCCGACCGCCGCCGCCGCCCAGCTGGAGGGCTCCAAGGCCTTCGCCAAGGACTTCCTGGCGCGCCACGCCATCCCCACTGCCGACTACCAGAACTTCACCGAGGTGGAGCCGGCGCTGGCCTACCTGCGCGAGAAGGGCGCCCCCATCGTCATCAAGGCTGACGGTCTGGCCGCCGGCAAGGGCGTCATCGTCGCCATGACCCTCGAAGAGGCGGAAGCGGCGGTGCGTGACATGCTCTCCGGCAATGCCTTCGGCGATGCCGGCGCCCGGGTGGTGATCGAGGAGTTCCTGGACGGGGAAGAGGCGAGCTTCATCGTCATGGTGGATGGCGAGCACGTGCTGCCCATGGCCACCAGCCAGGATCACAAGCGGGTCGGCGACGGCGACACCGGCCTCAACACCGGCGGCATGGGGGCCTACTCCCCGGCGCCCGTGGTGACAGATGCGGTGCATCAACGCGTGATGGAGCAGGTGATCATGCCGACGGTGCGCGGCATGGCGGCCGAGGGCAACGTCTACACCGGCTTCCTCTACGCCGGCCTGATGATAGACCCCCAGGGCAACCCCAAGGTGATCGAGTTCAACTGCCGCTTCGGCGACCCCGAGACCCAGCCCATCATGCTGCGGATGCGCTCCGATCTGGTGGAGCTGTGCCTGGCCGCCTGTGCCGGCAAGCTGGATCAGGTCGAAGCCATCTATGATCCCCGCGTCGCCATCGGTGTGGTGCTGGCGGCGGGCGGTTACCCCGGTGACTACCCGCAGGGCAAGCCCATCAGCGGCCTGCCGGTGGAAGAGGCGAGCGGCGAGAAGGTATTCCATGCCGGCTCCCAGCTGGCGGGAGACACCATAGTCACCGCCGGTGGCCGCGTGCTCTGCGCCACCGCGCTGGGCCACACCGTCGCCGAGGCGCAGCAACGCGCCTACCAGCTGGCGGGTCGCATCCAGTGGGACGGTGTCTTCTACCGCAAGGACATCGGCTGGCGCGCCATCGAGCGCGAGCAGGCCAAGTAA